CGGCACGATCACATTGACCGCCAGCACGCCCGACAGAAATAGCCGCGGCTGCCGAACCACCAGCAAGAAATCATAGAACCGACCCTGCAGCCCCACGGTGAAGACGAGCAGCAGCAGGCTTGCCTGAACCAGTAGATTGATAGGAGACATACCGTATCCCATTCTCAGGTCGGACCGGCAGGCTGCTGAGGTAACCGCACCGCCCGAACATCTCGCCGTTCAAGGGCTAAGGCGGGGAAGATCGTTGCTGTATCGGGATTTACCCGAGGCGATGGATATTTCCGACCATGAGAGAAGCGGCGCAACTGGCCTTCTCCTCAACGCCTACCTCGGCAGGGAAGTTCGGGTTCAGAACTTAGGGTTTACCCCGGTTAGCAAGCGGCCTCAGCCGGCTAAAATCCGCGGACATGTCGGTGAGCGAGGCCGTTTGGACGGCACGACTAGGCCCCGATGAGACTGGCGGGAGTCCGAGCAAATGGCAGCAGAAGCACCGGCGCGGCCCGAGCGAATTAAGAATGAGCCCTTGCCCGCGATACCCACGACCGATGACACCAACGCCGACCAGGCGTCCGTCAAACTCTCGCACTATCGGACGGGTCTTTCCCATCACCGCACCGACCTCTCAGAGCATCGTACCGATCTGTCCGAATACCGGACCGACCTTTCGGACGAACGCACCGAAATGGCGATGCGCCGGACGGGCATGGCAATCCATCGGACGCGAATGGCCGCGGACCGTACGCTCATGGCGTTCATCCGGACGTCTCTCTCGCTGATCGGGTTCGGCTTCACCCTCAACGAAGTGTTCAAGAGGGCGATAGAGGCGGGCGCGATACATAACGCGCAGTCGGCCCGTAATTTCGGCCTCACGCTGATTGTCCTTGGCATCCTGTTGCTGGTGGGCGGTATCCTGCGCCACCTGCAATTTTCGCACGAACTCCGGGCACGGCGCCGCGAGTTGGTCGAAGATCATCTCATCCATGGCCAAAGCACTTATCCGATCTCGACTACGCTCCTGACCGCCATCGCCCTGTTGCTGGTGGGTGTGTTGGCGGTCGCGAGCATCGTCTTCGACATCAGTTTCCTCGGGTGATCAGGAACAGGCGACGATGACCGAGACCCCATTCCCCTTCGATGTCCAACCGAGCGTCAGCAATCACTTCGCCTGGTTGCGAACCCAACTGGGGCTGCAACGGACGCTGATGGCGGCCGTGCGCACGTCGGTATCGTTGATCGGCTTCGGGTTTACCGTCGCGCAGTTCTTTCAACGCCTGCGGGGACAGGTACCGGACGGATTTGAGGTCATGAACCCGGCGATGCCCCGTAACGTCGGCCTGGTGCTCATTGCGGCGGGCGTGATTTCGCTGATCCTGTTCACGATCCAATACCATTACACGGTCAAGACGCTCAGCAGCGGACCTTATGCGCCGCTCGTCGGGCCCGAGAAGATCAGAGTGCAGCCGCTGCTTGTCAGCTACGCGGTAATCATAATCGGAACGTTCGCCTTCGGATCGATCTTCATGCACTTCTAGATTCACCGCGCTGCAATCGCAGATTTGAGGGTGCGAAGCAGCCGGTCATGGGGACAAACCCCGATAGCAAACAATGCCACGGGCGGTCAGAATCTTCCCATATCGAACAGGGGAAACCAGATCATGCGGGCATCGAGGATCGGAATCTCGGCGGGAATGTTGGCGGGCTTCCTAATCGTCAATTCTGCCGCAAACGCACAAGCGCTGGACGACAAGTATTGGGCCCAGGTTGCGGCTTACTACACCAAGATCGACACCAAGGTTCGCATCTCCCCCGCTTCCAATCCAAACGGTGGGACGCAGATCGACCTCGAGGACGATCTCAATTTCGACGATGACGAGATCCTGCCCTCATTCTCCGCTGGCGCGCGCCTCGGGGGCGGCTTTCAGGCAGGCGTCGACTACTATGCCTTGAACCGGGATAGCACCGCGACCCTGGCACGAGACATCACCATCAACGATGTGACTTACCCGGTGAGCGCCAGCGTGACGGGCAGTTTCAAGACGAACATCTATCGCTTCACCATCGGTTGGGCCTTTGTTCGCAAGGATAATTTCGAGCTTGGTGCGGCAATCGGTGCCCACGTTACCGACATTTCGTTCGGCATCGAGGGTCAGGGCACCACTCCAGGTGGCACCACGGTCACGGCCCAACGACGGCAGCAAGACGTGCTTGCGCCGCTGCCGACGGTCGGCGTCTACACGACCTTCAACGTGGCCCCTAAGCTCACCTTGGGTGCACGCATCGACTACCTTTCGCTGTCGATCGACAAGTACGACGGCCGCCTGATCAATACCCAGGCGAGCCTCGCCTACCGCTTCACCCGGAATTTCGGCGTCGGCGTCATGTATCGCTATGTCGATTACCGACTCGATGTGGAGAAGAGCAATTACGTCGGCCGGTTCGCTTACAAATTCAGAGGCCCGGCGGTGTTCTTGGAAGCCGGCTTTTAGAAATCGCGATGAGTTATGGGCGAAGTGCCGGAGGCATCTCGTCCTTAACTCTCCTTCCGCCGCGGCCTGAAGCGACATCCTATCGCGTAATTCGCCAGCAAAATTGGTCAATTTTTGGTCAGGGTAAATCCTGATAGCAGCCATATTTAATATAGGTTTAACTCCCAGACACCCGGGGCATCTATGCCCGGTCGTCAGGGGAAAAGATGGGCAAGGAACTAGGTATTCCAGCTCAACTAGCGGGCCAGGCAGCGTCCGAACTCCATTATATTACCGAGAACCATATCGCGCTGCCGCTGGATGACTTGCTGGATGGCATCGACGAGTTTGCCGGCATCGTCGCCTACGATGGCACTCTGCTCTACCGAAACGCCGCCTGGCGTGAGCTAGCCGTTCAGCATGAGTTCTTCCGTGCCGAGAGCCTGCTGTCGAAGGGCATCGCCGGCGAAGGGGCGGAGGGGCTGCGACAAGCCCTGCTCGACATCATCGGCGGCAAATACGAAACGGTCCGGCTGAACTTTGGCTTGAAGGGCCGACCGGCCCGGCACTTTGCGCTGAAGTTGTACAAGCTCGTCCGTGGCGCGAAGAACTTCATCTACATCGCCGGCAACGATGCGTCGGAGATGGTCCAGCTAAAGCGCCGGCGCCAGCAGCTCGGTTCCGCGGTGCTTCACGCGCAGGAGCGCGAACGGAAGCGCATCGGGCGCGAACTGCACGATTCCACGCTGCAGCTGCTCGTCGGGCTACAGCTGAACTTAGCCCGGCTTAAGCTCGCCGGCGGCGACGACAACATCCACTCGGCGGAACTCCTGGGCGATTGCGACCAGATCCTTGAGCTCGCCTACAAGGAAATCCGCAGCATTTCATACCTGTACCATCCTCCTGCGATGGGCGACATGGGCCTAGAGGCGGCCTTGGAAGCGATGATTTCCGGATTTGCCAAGCGCACCGGGCTGACGATCAATCGCCAATGGCTCGACGCCCCGTTGTCGGCCCCTTTTGCCGAGATCAGCCTCTATCGTTTCGCCCAGGAAGCGCTGACCAACATCTTCCGCCATGCGGAGGCGACCACGGTGAGCGTGCGCCTCGCCAGATCGCGCAATTGCCTGCACCTGGTGATCGAGGACGATGGGATCGGCTTCATACCCTCGTTCCGTGACAAGACAGTGCTCGGCGTAGGCGTGACAGGTATGACCGAACGGCTGCGCGAAATCGGCGGGCGGGTTTCAGTGCTATGCCGCGAACGCGGAACGGTTCTGATCGCAAGCGTCCCTGACGCCCAGCTCGGTTGACCCTCCGAAACGAGAAGAGGCCGGCGGGACTAGGTCCCAACCGACCTTTCCTTTGCCCGAGCTACCAGAGCTACGGTTGCGGTTGCGCTGGCCCAGGTGCTTGCTGACCGTTGGATGGGTCTTCGACCGTGACGTAGACCACGGTGTCGCCCTCGTAGATCGGCTGATACCACGAGCCACCGCACGAATAGTAGGTAGCGCCGCCCCAATACCAGGGCGGGCAGCCGGTGGGCACGCTGTACCAGTAGGAATGCATCGCCGCGGACGTCCACGCGGCTGTCGCACCGATGACCATGCCGGCCGCGATCGGGTGATCGACCCAGTCGCCCCAGCCATCGCCCCAATCGTCATCCCAATCGCCGTCGCGGAGCGTCTCCTGGCGGTTGCCCTGCCGGTCGGTGCGGTTTTCCTGCCGCGTTTCCGTCCGATCCGTGCGGCCTTCCTGGCGGTTTTCCTGCCGGTCGGTACGGCCGTCCTGCCGATCACTCTGCGAGGCCTGGCGATCGCCCTGGCGATCACCGCGATTGGCCTGACGATCTCCTTGGGCGGCTTGGCGGTTACCTTGACGGTCACCCGCTGCCGCTTGGCGGTTGCCAGCGCGGTCGCCCCCGCCGAGGCCGCCGGCATTCTGGCGCTGACCGGCTCCACCGGAGCCAAGGCCGCCGCCTGCCGAGGCGCGGTTCCCTGCGCCTGGCCGCGTGCCGATCGACTGACCCGCTGATCTGCCGCTACCGCCACGGCTGGCGCCACCGGCGCGGCTTGCGCCGCCGCTTCGGCTGCTCATGCCGCCACCGCCTCGGCTCATGCCTCCGCCGCCGCCGCGGCTCATGCCGCCACCACCGCCGCGGCTCATGCTCATCGAGCCGCCGCCACGGGCGCCACCGCCGCCACGTCCTCGCGCATCGGCGTCAATGGCAGAGGCGGAGATGAAGACGAACGCGGCCGCGATCGCCGCTAATCTGGATAGCCTTTTCATTGGCCTGCTCCCGCTGCGCTGGCGATCTGGATGGCAATCGCGCCAGGTCCCGGCACATAAGTGAAGTCTGCGTCATTCAACGTGGGATTCACTTCCCAGTTCAGGCGCGCGGTGAACGACGGCAGAGTGGGATCGGTCCGGTCGGTGATCACGATCTTGCGCGGAAGCGGGCGATCGCCCTGCTCGATCCAAAGCTCCCAGTCGAAATCGTTTGATCGGAACGCCCAGTGGTCGGTGCGGGCCCCGTCGATCGTGGCGGTGCCGACGTTGAAAGCCGAGGTCAGCGCGACAATGTCCGATTGATCCTCGTCCGCCCAGCGGAACAGATCCTCCAGCGGCAACTCGATGCCAGTCCTCTCGTGAAGCTCCTTCAGGAACTCGCGATTGGTCGCTGGAGCCGGGATAGTGGCGTAATAGCCCATCGCTGGGGCGAAGATGGTGAATTGCTTCCCATCGTAGAGGTACTGCCGCTGCTTCATGTCGGAATTGTAGCTGATCGCGATGCCCGGCTTCTTCACCTGATAGACCGTTACCGAGTCCATCTGGACCTTCTGGTTATCGGCGGTGACGACATCGATCGCCGCGGTAGAGGTGAGTTTGAAGGTGCCCATTGAGGTTAAGAACGTACTCATCCGCTTCAGAGCTTCGACGGCCTGCGGATCCACGGGATCCTCCGACGCTGCGGTCGATGCTGCCGGTGCGGCAGACTGCCCTTGCGCTTGGGCCGCTGGCGTTACCGCCAGCGCCAGTACGCCACCCAAAACCAGTAGGGATCGCATAGTCGCCTCCACTGCATTGTGGGGGCGACCATCGAATTCGGCGAGTGAGACTACCATTGGGGTTTTCCCGCAAACGGCACAGGGATTCACCTGCCAATCCAGTCATCTGGTGACCGTCACGACTTTGGCGCTGCTGTTAATGCGGTGCGGGAACGGTCGCCGCCAAAGCGGCTCCCCTTACGGTTCCACCAGGTTGTTGCGCACCGCGTAGCGGACGAGCTCTGCCGTCGTCCGCAGCTTCAGCTTTTGCATGGCGACCGAACGATGCGTTTCGACGGTCTTGATGCTGATATTGAGCAGTTCCGCGACCTGCTTGTTGATCTTCCCTTCGGCGATCAACTGGACGACCTCACGCTCCCGATGGCTGAGCGTGCTGAACGAGCCCTGGGGCTTGCTGCGCAGATACTGCTCGAGCAAGGTCTCCGAGATCGCCGCCGAGAAATACGGACGATGGATCGAGAGTGCATCGATCGCGGCAAACAGGTGCTTCTCGGTGTCCGACTTGAGCACAAAGCCCCGCGCCCCGGCCAGCAGCACGTCGAGGATCATGTCCTCCCTGTCGTGCATCGTGTAGATGAGGATCTCGATCTTCGGGAACTCCTTGCGCAGTTCCAAGGTCAGGTCCCGCCCGTTCAATTCCGGCAGCGTGTAATCGAGTATCGCGATATCGGGTTTGGTCTCCCGCGCGGCGGCCAAGGCCTCTCGTCCGGTCGCGGCCTCGGCCACGATCCTGAGGTTGCCCCGCGTTTCAAGCAGCATACGGACGCCACGACGGATGATGTCGTGGTCATCGGCGATCAGTATTCTGCGGATCGAAGTGGTCAACGCCCCTTCCACTCCTCTCTGGCCCTGTTACCGAGCGCTTGCCTTGATGGACCAAATCAGTCGCTCGCGGCAGGCCTGATTCCTATTTCGCCCCCTGATAATCGGGTGCTCGGCAGAGATTGCCATCAGGATTTACCCTAGGAATCCGCACGTTCGATGACTGGACCCATCTGCGTACCCCGAATTCCCTCGTGCGACCCATCGAAAATAGTCAGTCTACAGCCAAGACTATGCACGCAATTCTCGTCGGTTAGCCAAGTTCTTCCACCATAGCGGGGATCGAATGTGCCGCGTTGCGATTGCCGATGCAGACGCTATCCCGTTCGGCTCAGTTGCAAAGGAACCTCCGATGGCCCGCATCCTCGTGCTCTACTACTCTTCCTATGGACACATCGCCCAGATGGCCGACGCGGTAGCCGAAGGCGTTCGCGGCGCCGGGCATGATTGCGACGTGCTCCGCGTCGCCGAAACCGCCCCGGCGGAGGTGGCTGCAGCAGCTGGCTTCCGCGTGGATGAGAGCCACGACCTCATCGCTGGCGTCGACGAGCTCGAGAAATACGACGGCATCGTGGTCGGCGCGCCAACGCGCTTTGGGCGCATGCCGAGCCAGATGGCGTCGTTCTGGGACCAGGCCGGCGGCCTGTGGTACCGCGGCGCGCTGATCGGCAAAGTCGGTGCGGCCTTCAGCTCCACCGCCGCCCAGCACGGTGGGCAGGAGACGACGCTGTTCTCGATCCTGACCAACTTGCTGCACATGGGCTGTACGATAGTCGGGCTCGACTACGGGTTTACCGAGCAGAACGGCGTGGACGTGGTCCGCGGCGGCTCGCCTTATGGGGCGACGACGATCGCTAACAACGATGGCTCTCGCTTGCCTAGCGAGATCGATCTGAACGGTGCCCGCTACCTCGGCCGCCGAGTGGCGCTTACCGCGGCCAAGCTCACCGCCTAAAAAAGAACCTCCCCTCCGGTAGGACCGGACGGGGAGGCAAAGAACTGAGGGGGGCCTTACCGAGAGACCCCCTCGGGTCAGACGGCAGGGCCGTCATAGGGCCTCCCCGCTCCCTTTCGCACGAGAGCGGGGAGAATTTCACATCAGAAGTCGAAGCGGATCGTCCCGCCCCAAGTTCTCGGATCGCCAGGGTTGCCGGCGATCAGGCCAGTGTTGCTGGGCCCGAACACCAGCTGTTCGAAGTACTGCGCATCGAAGGCGTTGCGCACCCAGGCATAGATGTTGAGGCCGTTTTCGGCGCGGAAGCCGAAGCGGAAGTTGGTCAGGTTGTAACCGTCGACCCAGGTGTAGATCGAAGGCGACGGATTCGACGAGAACTCGGAGCGGTAGCTGCCGTCCACGCCGAAGTAGAGATCGCCGTCCTCGCCAAGCAGGTTAAGTGGCGCTGCCGTTTCGAAGCCGTAAGAGAACGCCCACTTCGACACGCCCGGCAGAGACTGACCCGAAATGTCGCAGTTCGCCGGGCTCAACGATCCCGGAACGCCCGCCGGACCAGGCACCTGAGCGCCGGTGACGACAGTGCCGCCAGCGAGTTCAGGCGGACACGGGGCGTCGACGAACTTCACGTACTTCGCGTCGGTATAGGCACCGTTGAGGTACCCGGTGACCCCCTCGATCGGACGGACCGAGAAGTCGACTTCCACACCCTTGGTGCGGACCCGCTCGGCGTTGGCGAGGTAGCCACGCAGCACGCCGAACTGGCCGTTGCTGACGTTCGCCTGGAAGTCGTCGATCGTGGTGTGGTAGGCCGCGACGTTCAGCGTTGCCTTGTTATCCCAGAACTGGGTCTTGGCGCCGATCTCGAAGTGCTGGACCGATTCCGGACGGATGGTGCCGGCTTCGAGGATCGGGTTGCCATTCGCGTCCGACGGCACGCCGTTCTGGTTGATGCCGCCGGTTTTGAAGGTCTTGGCGTAAGTGCCGTAGACCATCACGTCGTTCATCACCGCGTAGCTGAGCGTCAGGTCGTAGCTGAAGTTCCAGTCGTCGAAGCTCGGCTCGATCAGCTGCGGAGCATAGATGTTCCGCTGCGCGATCTGGTCAGCGGTGCCGCCGCTCGCCGGGATGAGGTTACCTTGGCGGTCGGTCACAACACGCTCGTAGTGGCCTTCCTTCTTGTCGTAGTTGATGCGAGCGCCCGGCTGGATCCTGAGGCCCGGGGTCACTTCCCATTCGACCTGACCGAACACGGCCGCGCTGGTGGCCTTGAGCCATT
Above is a genomic segment from Altererythrobacter sp. Root672 containing:
- a CDS encoding YidH family protein translates to MAAEAPARPERIKNEPLPAIPTTDDTNADQASVKLSHYRTGLSHHRTDLSEHRTDLSEYRTDLSDERTEMAMRRTGMAIHRTRMAADRTLMAFIRTSLSLIGFGFTLNEVFKRAIEAGAIHNAQSARNFGLTLIVLGILLLVGGILRHLQFSHELRARRRELVEDHLIHGQSTYPISTTLLTAIALLLVGVLAVASIVFDISFLG
- a CDS encoding YidH family protein, whose product is MTETPFPFDVQPSVSNHFAWLRTQLGLQRTLMAAVRTSVSLIGFGFTVAQFFQRLRGQVPDGFEVMNPAMPRNVGLVLIAAGVISLILFTIQYHYTVKTLSSGPYAPLVGPEKIRVQPLLVSYAVIIIGTFAFGSIFMHF
- a CDS encoding sensor histidine kinase; amino-acid sequence: MGKELGIPAQLAGQAASELHYITENHIALPLDDLLDGIDEFAGIVAYDGTLLYRNAAWRELAVQHEFFRAESLLSKGIAGEGAEGLRQALLDIIGGKYETVRLNFGLKGRPARHFALKLYKLVRGAKNFIYIAGNDASEMVQLKRRRQQLGSAVLHAQERERKRIGRELHDSTLQLLVGLQLNLARLKLAGGDDNIHSAELLGDCDQILELAYKEIRSISYLYHPPAMGDMGLEAALEAMISGFAKRTGLTINRQWLDAPLSAPFAEISLYRFAQEALTNIFRHAEATTVSVRLARSRNCLHLVIEDDGIGFIPSFRDKTVLGVGVTGMTERLREIGGRVSVLCRERGTVLIASVPDAQLG
- a CDS encoding DUF2092 domain-containing protein produces the protein MRSLLVLGGVLALAVTPAAQAQGQSAAPAASTAASEDPVDPQAVEALKRMSTFLTSMGTFKLTSTAAIDVVTADNQKVQMDSVTVYQVKKPGIAISYNSDMKQRQYLYDGKQFTIFAPAMGYYATIPAPATNREFLKELHERTGIELPLEDLFRWADEDQSDIVALTSAFNVGTATIDGARTDHWAFRSNDFDWELWIEQGDRPLPRKIVITDRTDPTLPSFTARLNWEVNPTLNDADFTYVPGPGAIAIQIASAAGAGQ
- a CDS encoding response regulator, producing MTTSIRRILIADDHDIIRRGVRMLLETRGNLRIVAEAATGREALAAARETKPDIAILDYTLPELNGRDLTLELRKEFPKIEILIYTMHDREDMILDVLLAGARGFVLKSDTEKHLFAAIDALSIHRPYFSAAISETLLEQYLRSKPQGSFSTLSHREREVVQLIAEGKINKQVAELLNISIKTVETHRSVAMQKLKLRTTAELVRYAVRNNLVEP
- the wrbA gene encoding NAD(P)H:quinone oxidoreductase — protein: MARILVLYYSSYGHIAQMADAVAEGVRGAGHDCDVLRVAETAPAEVAAAAGFRVDESHDLIAGVDELEKYDGIVVGAPTRFGRMPSQMASFWDQAGGLWYRGALIGKVGAAFSSTAAQHGGQETTLFSILTNLLHMGCTIVGLDYGFTEQNGVDVVRGGSPYGATTIANNDGSRLPSEIDLNGARYLGRRVALTAAKLTA